GCCACGGGCGGCTTGAGACACCGGGCCTTCGGTCTCCGGACCTTCAGGCACCGGAGCTTCAGGCTTCGGACCTTCAGGTACCGGCAGGCTGCGGACCTTCAGGCTCCGGACCGGGCGCGGACCTTCAGGCTCCGGACCGGGCGCGGACCTCTCCGCCGCCGCAGCCCGTCATGAACGCCTTGCCCGTCACGGACGTGATGCCCGCCAGGGGCGCCTTGCCCGTCACGGACGTCGTGCCCGTCACCGAAGCCCCGCCCTCTGCGAGAGCCCCGCCGCCACGGTGGCTCCGAGGGGATCCGTACGCCTCCGGCGGCGACGGAGCCCGCGCGAGCTGCGTGACCCGTGGACCTCCCCCCACCCCACGGGTTCCCGCCGCAGCGCCCGCGGAGGTCCCGTGACTCCCGCGAGTTCACCCCCACATGCATCGCCCACGGTTCAGTCGCCCCCGGTTCAGTCGCCGCGGGATCCCGACAACGCGGGCTCCAGAAGGTCCCACACCTCGCTCACCAGCTCGGCGGGACCGGTCGCGTCCGTCGCCGTCACCACGGCGGGGGCCCCGACGAGGAGGGCCACGACGAGCCGGGCCAGCAGGTCGGCCGAGTGGGCGGTGCGGACGGAACCTTCCTCCTGGCCCTTGCGGACGAGGAGGGCCACGACACGACAGAGCTCGCCGAGGGGGGCGGGCGAGGTCCCTTCGGCGAGGGCGGTGTCCATGACCAGGCGCAGTCCGGCGGCGAAGGGCACGTCCTCGTACACCCGGCGGGCGAGGCCGACGAGCAGTCTCCGCAGGGTGGGCAGTGCGGCGCCGCTCTCCTCCGCCTCGCCGGCGGCGGTGGCGAGGGCGTCGGCCCAGGCGGCCTCGAAGGAGCGGGTCAGTTCGCCCGCGAGATCGGCCTTCGAGGAGAAGTGCCCGTAGAGGGCTCCTTTGGTCAGTCCGGTGCGGGCCGTGATGTCGGCCAGGTTCGTCCCCGCGAATCCGTGCAGGGCGAACTCGGCGGCTGCCGCGCCGAGCACCAGGTCATAGGTCATGCGGGCCCTGTCCTGTTGCCTCACCGAGCGTCCGCCTCCTTCTGCTGTGGCTGCCCTCCATGGCTTTCATGACGGCCTCTCAGAAAATACCTTCCGGACCGAATCTTTTTCTACTCGCATCAGGACCACCACTGAACCTCCACGCAAAGGAGTACTCGTCATGACAGTCGTCGACGCCCCCGCCTTCGTCACGGCCGACCACCTGCGGGCCGCCGCCGCGCGCCACGCCGAGGAGGCGGAGCGGACCGGGCGGCTCCACCCCGAGGTCGTCGGGGCGATGACCGCCGTCGGTCTCGCCCGGCACTTCGTGCCCCGCCGCTGGGGCGGTACGGCCGGAGGCTTCGTCGAGCTGCTCGACACCGTCGCCGGAGCCGGTGCGGCCTGCGCCTCCACCGCCTGGTGCGCGGTGCTGCTCGCCGCCCACGGCCGCCTCGCCGCGCACCTTCCGTCCGAGGGGCAGCGCGAGGTGTGGGGCGACTCGCCCGACGTGCGCGTCGCGGCGGCGATCGTGCCCCCGGCCGGCCGGCTGGTCCGGGCGCCCGGCGGCTGGAGCCTGTCGGGGGAGTGGGCCTTCGCCAGCGGGATCGAGCACGCCGACTGGGTCCTCCTCGCCTCCCTCGACCACTCGGGGGCCGGGGCCCCCGCGTACCGGGTGCTCGCCGTGCCGCGCGAGGAGGTCGGGATCCGGCGGACCTGGGACGCGGTCGGGCTGCGCGCCACCGGCAGCCACAGCGTCACGGTCGACGGGGTGTACGTGCCCGAGCACCGCACCTTCCTCCGCGAAGCCCTCGTGGCCGGCGTCGCCGGCGCCGACGCGGCGCCCTGCCACCGGGTGCCGTACCAGCTGGTCGCCGCCCTCCTCTTCGCGCTGCCCGCGCTCGGCGCGGCGCGCGGGGCCCTGGACGCCTGGACCGGGCTCGTCGGCCCGCGCCGCCTCCCCGACGGGCGGCCGCTCACCGGCGACCCCACGGTCCAGCAGACCCTGGCCCGCTGCTCGGCGGAGATCGAGGCGGCCCGCCTGCTCCTGGAGACGGCGGCGACGAGAGCCGACGGCCGGGCGGCGGGGGAGACGGGGACCGCCTTCGGCCCGCGTGACGCGACGCTCGCCGCCGCCCTCGACCCGCGGGACCTGGTGGTTGCCGCCGCCCTCAACCAGCGGGACGTGGCGCTGGCCGTCGACCTCCTCACCGGTGCCGTCGAACGCCTGATGCGTACCGGCGGCGCCCGCGGCCTCCACGCCGGCGGCGGCCTGGAGCGCGCCTGGCGCGACATCCACGCGATCGCCGCCCACGCCGCCCTCCAGCCCGCCCCGGCGCCCGCCGCCTACGCGGCGACGGTCTTCCCGCCGGCCGTCTGACCGCCGCCGCCCCTGCCGGCGGGCGGCTGCGGGGGCACGCCGTTCCCGCGCCAGGCGGCGTAGATGCCGGCCACGGCGACGGCGATGCGGCCGGCGACCCCTGCGACCCCGGCGCGACGCCGCGAAGGACGAGGGCCGCGCCGGTGACGAGCACGGCGGGCCCGGCGCCCCCGGACTCGACCGCGGGGACTATACGTGCGATGTATACACCGCGCGTATAGTCGGGCCCATGGCACCGCCCACATCCACCCCCCTCGCCCCCCGCCTCCTCAAAGCGCTGATCGTCTCCACCCTCGGAGTCGCCGCCGCGCACCTGATCCTCTCCGACACGCTCTATCTCTCCTTCGCCGGTCAGGCCGCCTCCTCGCTCGGGGCCGGGCCCGGTTACTCCGCCGATCAGGCGTTCACCTCGGCGCTCATCAACACCTTCCTGGTCATGCCGGTGGTCCTGTGGATCGGGATGCTCGTCGCGGGGGAGCGGCGGGTGGGGTCGATGGTGCTCGTGGGGACGGTCGCCTGGGTCACCGCCGTCGGAAACGGCATCGACCTGATCGACGACGCCCCCGGCACCCTCCTCCCGTTCCGCTCCCTCGTCCTCGTCGTCGGAGTCACCGCCCTCGCCTCCCTCGTACGGAGGAGGAAGAGGCGCTAGGCCGCCTGGAGCGCGTCCACGACCACCATCCGGCGGACCCTGCGGGCCGGCAGGACCGAGGCCGCGACGCCCGTGAGGACGGTGGCCGCGAGGATCGCCAGGATCGTCAGGGCCGTACCGCCCGAGGAGGCCAGGGCTTCCAGCGGCGAGACGTGGCCCGCCAGGACGGAGCGGGCGGCCAGCGTCCCGTACAGCAGGCCGAGGAGAGTGCCGGCGAGCGCCCCGGTGAGCGCGAGCAGCACCGATTCCAGGGTCAGCATGCGGCGCAGCTGCTCGCCCGCGAGGCCGATCGCGCGGAGCATCCCGAACTCGCGGGTGCGTTCCTCCACCGTCAGCATCAGGGTGGCGGCGACGCCGAGCGCGGCGATCGCGATGGAGAAGCCGAGCAGGACGGTGACGACGAGCATCATCCGGTCGAGCAGGGAGCGGATGAGGTCGGCGTCGGAGCCGGTGTCGGCGATCCGGATCTCCGGGTGCGTGGCGAGCGCCCGCTCCACGGCCGCACGGGCCGCGTCGTGGCCGGTGTCGCCGGCCGGGTTGAGCAGCACGGTGGAGACCGTCGAGGCGTGCGGCGCGAGCCGGTCGAGGGTGGGGCCGGTGACGTACACCGCGGCCTCCGGGTAGAGGGAGACGGGGAGCGCCGCCGCGCCGGTCACGACCGTGAGCCGGGTGCCCGAGACGGTCAGTTCCCGGCGCTGGGCGAGGGCGATCGCCTCGCCGTCCTTCAGTGCGCGGGCCGCGCCGACGCCCTCCGCGTCCGGGTTGAGCCCGGCCGGGTCCGCGGCGGCGACGACCGTCTTCCGTCCGTCGACGGTGAGGGTCGCGGTACGGACCGGGGTGACGGTCAGCGCGCGTTCGGCGCGCAGCGCGGCGATCGCGTCGGCGGGCACCCGGCCGGTGTCCGTGTCGAGGGCGAAGACGGCCGGCATGCGGCTCGCGAGCATGCTGTCCAGGCCGCCCCCGGCCGCGCCGATCGCGGTCACGGCGGAGACGGCGACGGTCACGCCGACGAGCATCGCGGAGGAAGCGGCGGCGGTCCGGCGGGCGTCGGCCCGCAGCTGCTGCACGGACAGCCTGCCGACCGTGCCGAACGGGCGGCGCAGTGCGAGCCCGAGCAGTCCGACGAGCGGGGGCAACAGGTACCGGGCGTACCGGAGTACGGCGAAGAACGTGAGGATCGCGCCGAGCGTCACCAGCAGGAGGGAGAGCGGCGAGCCGCCGAACGCCCCGAGCACGAGCAGTCCCGCACCGGCCACGAGCATCAAGACCGACACGGCCTCGCGGACGGCGCGGCTGCCCGGCTCCGGCAGCTTCGCCGAGCCGCTCGCGGCGAGCGCGGCGACCGGCGGCACGGCCGCCGCGGCCCGTGCCGGCTTGCGGACCGCCCACAGGGTGAGCAGGACGCCGAAGACCCCGGCGAGGGCGAACGTCCACGGGCCCGGCACGAGGGAGACCTCGATCGGGCCGAGGTCGGCCAGGCCGTTGATCACGGTCGTGCCGAGCGCGCAGGCCGCGGCGCCCGCCACGAGCCCGGCGGTGGAGGCGAGCGCGCCGAGCATCAGGCCCTGGCGGCGGATGATCCGGAGGAGCTGGTCGCGGTCGGTGCCGACGCAGCGCAACAGGGCGAGCTGGCGGGCGCGTTGGGCGAGGACGACGGAGAAGGTGTTGGTGACGACCATGCGGGCCACGGCCATCGCGATGAGGACGAAGGACAGGGCGGCGGTCATGACGACCGCGTGCAGGGTCCTGGCGCCCTGGAGGGCGTTGCCCACGGCGCCGTCGTGGGTGTACGCGGACACCGTGCCGCCCAGCGCCTTCCTGGCCGCCTTCGCCACCGCGAGCGGGTCCGCGCCCTGGGCCACGGAGAGGTCGAGGTGGGTGGCCCGTACTCCCGTCGCGTACGTCTTCACCTGCGCGTACGGGACACCGATCGCGGGCTGCGAGCCGAGGGCCGCCGAGGCGGAGGTGTCGAGGAGGCCGGTGAGCCGGACGTCCGCTGTGCCGCCGTCGGCCCGCGTGACCCGTACGGTGCCGCCGGGCGCCGCGCCGACGCGTTCCGCGCTGTCCCGGTCGAGGACGACCTCGCCCGGGCCCTCGGGCCAGCGGCCCGCGTCGAGGCGCTGCCAGCGGAGGGCCGGGTCGGCGGCGATCGAGGTGACCAGGGCGCGGTCGTCGAGGGGACGACCGGAGGGAGCGATCACGTTGGCGTGACCGGCGAGGCGCTCCGCCACCGACGTCACCTCCGGTACGCGTGCGGCGCGGGCCGCCGCGCCGGCGGGCAGCGACCCGTCGGTGCCGTCCGGGACGACCTGGACGGCGGCGTCGCCGACGTCGGCCGCGGCGGACTGCTCGTACGACTGGACGAGGGCGCCCGCGCCGCCGACGGAGAGCACGAGGAACGCCACGCCGACGGCGACGGCCGAGCCGGTGAGGACGAGACGGCGCAGCTGGGCGCGGAAGTCCTTGAGGGTGAAGGTGAGGAGTGACGGGGGCATGGTGTCCACGCTAGGAGGGGGGAGGGGGCGAACACGGCCCCGCGGAGGGGGATTCGCCGTCATCCCGAAGACGCCCAGGGGGCGCCCGGCGTACCTCTCGGGGATGACCACCGCCACCTCCGTGTGGGCAATCGTCCCCTCCCCCCTCCTAGCGTGGGGGACCCCCACGCCCTTGCGGAACGCCTGCCCACAACGGGCGGGGCGCCGCCCCGGCGGAACGCATGCCCACAACGCGCGTAACGAACAAAGCAAGCACGCTTGATTGTTTCTGGTCTCGCTGGCATGCTCCTGCGCGAAGGCCCGTGACCGCCCGTCCCCCGAGGGGAGCGCACCGTGTCCGACCCCGTCGACGTCCTCGACGACCTGCGCGACGAGAGCGAGGAACTCGACGCTCTTGTCGCAGAGTTGATCGAGGAGCAGTGGGGCGCCCAGACCCCCGCCCCCGGCTGGACGATCGCCCATCAGATCGCCCACCTCGCCTGGACCGACCACGCCGCCCTCCTCGCCGCCACCGACGCCGACGCCTTCGCCGCCGAGACCGCGAAGGCCGTCGCCGCCCCCGACCGCTGGGTCGACGAGGGCGCCGAGGAAGGCGCCAAGGTGCCGCCCGCCGAGCTCCTCGCCCGCTGGCGCACCGGCCGCGAGCAGCTCCAGGAGGCCCTGCGCGCCGTCCCGCCCGGGGCCAGGTTCCCCTGGTACGGGCCGCCGATGAGCGCCCCCGCCATGGCCACCGCCCGGCTGATGGAGACCTGGGCGCACGGCCAGGACGTCGCCGACACCCTGAACATCGTCCGCACGCCCACCGCCCGGCTCCGGCACGTCGCCTGGATCGGCCACCGGGCCCGCGACTACGCCTTCCTGGTGCGGGGCATCCCGGCGCCCGCCGAGCCGTTCCGCGTCGAACTGGAAGCACCCGACGGCGGGTTGTGGACGTACGGCCCCGAGGGCGCCGCCCAGCGCGTCACCGGACCGGCCCTCGACTTCTGTCTGCTCGTCACCCAGCGCCTCCACCGCGACGACACCGCCCTGGTCGCCGAGGGCGCGGACGCCGAGCGCTGGCTCGGCATCGCCCAGGCCTTCGCGGGCCCGGCAGGTGGCGGCCGCGCACCGCACGGAGCCCCGGAATGATCCGTATCGGCAACGCCTCCGGCTTCTACGGCGACCGCTTCGACGCCGTCCGCGAGATGCTCACCGGCGGTGAACTCGACGTCCTCACCGGCGACTACCTCGCCGAGCTCACCATGCTCATCCTCGGCCGCGACCAGCTCAAGGACCCCACGGCCGGGTACGCGAAGACCTTCCTGCGCCAGATGGAGGAGGGCCTCGGCCTCGCCCACGAGCGCGGCGTCCGGATCGTCGCCAACGCGGGCGGCCTCAACCCCGCCGGCCTCGCCGACGCCCTGCGCGCCCTCGCCGCCCAGCTCGGCCTGCCGACCCGGATCGCGCATGTCGAGGGCGACCTGCTGCCCGCCCGCGACGGCGCCCTCACCGCCAACGCCTACCTCGGCGGCGCCGGCATCGCCGCCTGCCTCGCCGCGGGCGCCGACGTCGTCGTCACCGGCCGCGTCACCGACGCCGCCCTCGTCACCGGGCCCGCGCAGTGGCACTTCGGCTGGGGCCCGGAGGCGTACGACGAGCTCGCGGGCGCGGTCGTCGCCGGGCACGTCCTGGAGTGCGGCACCCAGGCCACCGGCGGCAACTACGCTTTCTTCCGGGGCCATGACGTGCGCCGCCCCGGCTTCCCGGTCGCCGAACTCCACGCCGACGGGTCCTCCGTCATCACCAAGCACCCGGGCACCGGCGGCCTCGTCGACGTCGGCACGGTCACCGCCCAGCTCCTCTACGAGACCGCCGGCGCCCGCTATGCGGGACCCGACGTGACCGCCCGCCTCGACTCCGTACGGCTCACCCAGGACGGCCCCGACCGGGTCCGCGTCGAGGGCGTACGGGGAGAGGCCCCGCCTCCCGCCCTCAAGGTCGGGCTCAGCAGGCTCGGCGGCTTCCGCAACGAGGTCGTCTTCGTCCTCACCGGCCTCGACATCGAGGCCAAGGCGGACCTGCTCCAGGAGCAGATCGCCGACGCCCTCGCGAAGAACCCGCCCGCCGAGGTCCGCTGGGAACTCTCCCGCACCGACCGCCCCGACGCGGCTACCGAGGAGACCGCGAGCGCCCTGCTCCGTCTCGTCGTCCGCGACCGGGACCCCGACAAGGTCGGCCGCACCGTCACCGGGGCCGCCGTCGAACTGGCCCTCGCGAGCTACCCCGGCTTCCACGTCACCGCCCCGCCCGGCAAGGGCGCCCCCTACGGGGTCTTCGAGAGCACGTACGTGCCCCAGGGCGAGGTCCCGCACACGGCGGTCCTCCCCGACGGGACCCGCAGGGAGCTCCCCGTACCCCCGAGGACCCGCGGCCTGGTACCCGTACCCGACCCGGACCTCCCACCGCCGCTCCCCGAGGGGCCCACCCGGAGAGCACCCCTCGGCCGGATCGCCGGGGCCCGCAGCGGCGACAAGGGCGGCGACGCGAACGTCGGCGTGTGGGTGCGGACGGAGGAGGAGTGGCGCTGGCTGGCCCACACCCTGACCGTGGAGAAGGTGAAAGAACTCCTCCCGGAGACACGTGACTTGGAAGTTGTGAGGCATTTGCTGCCGAACCTGCGGGCCCTCAACTTCACGATTGCCGGACTGCTCGGCGATGGCGTCGCCTCGCAGTCCCGCTTCGATCCTCAAGCCAAGGCCTTGGGCGAATGGCTTCGTTCCCGGCGCTTGGACGTACCGGAGGAACTGCTTTGAACCCTCTCCCTCGGCGAGCGAGGGAGATTCCTGGCTCACGCTGCTCGGTTGCTCAGCAAGCATCCGAGTCTGACGCGATCAGTGCCAGTCGGGTTGGAACCAGCCCGATTTCCCCAAACGAGGAGGTTGTTGTGCCAGCTTGGTTCTCGCGAAGCACAACGCGACTTTACCACCGGGCGCAGGGGGTTCAGTGACCTTCATCACTTCCGCCCTCGACACCGGCGGGCCCGACCACGCCGCCCACCGCGCGGCCATGCTGGACAAGCTCGCCGCCCTCGACGCCGAACACGCCAAGGCGCTCGCCGGCGGCGGCGAGAAGTACACCGCCCGCCACCGGAAGCGCGGCAAGCTCCTCGCCCGCGAGCGGATCGAGCTGCTCGTCGACCCGGACAGCCCGTTCCTCGAACTCTCCCCGCTCGCCGCCTGGGGCAGCGACTACACCGTCGGGGCTTCCCTGGTGACCGGCATCGGGGTCGTCGAGGGCGTCGAGTGCCTGATCACCGCCAACGACCCGACCGTGCGCGGCGGCGCCTCCAACCCGTGGACGCTGAAGAAGGCCCTGCGGGCCAACGAGATCGCGTACGCCAACCGGCTGCCCGTCATCTCGCTCGTCGAGTCCGGCGGCGCCGACCTGCCCTCCCAGAAGGAGATCTTCATCCCGGGCGGGGCGCTCTTCCGCGACCTCACCCGGCTCTCCGCCGCCGGCATCCCGACGATCGCGGTCGTCTTCGGGAACTCGACGGCGGGCGGCGCCTACGTCCCCGGCATGTCCGACCACGCCGTGATGATCAGGGAGCGGTCGAAGGTGTTCCTCGGCGGGCCGCCGCTGGTGAAGATGGCGACGGGCGAGGAGAGCGACGACGAGTCGCTCGGCGGCGCCGAGATGCACGCCCGCACCTCCGGTCTCGCCGACCACTACGCCGTCGACGAGGCCGACGCGATCCGCCAGGCCCGCCGGATCGTCGCCCGTCTCAACCACCGCAAACACCATGCGGACCCGGGCCCGGTGGAGCCGCCGAAGTACGACGAGGAAGAACTCCTCGGGATCGTCCCCGGCGACCTCAAGACGCCCTTCGACCCGCGCGAGGTGATCGCCCGGATCGTCGACGGCTCGGACTTCGACGAGTTCAAGCCGCTGTACGGGACGTCGCTGACCACGGGCTGGGCGCGGCTCCACGGCTATCCGGTCGGCATCCTCGCCAACGCGCAGGGCGTCCTGTTCTCCGCGGAGTCGCAGAAGGCCGCCCAGTTCATCCAGCTCGCCAACCAGCGCGACATCCCGCTCGTCTTCCTCCACAACACCACCGGCTACATGGTCGGCAAGGAGTACGAGCAGGGCGGCATCATCAAGCACGGCGCGATGATGATCAACGCGGTGTCGAACTCCCGCGTGCCCCACCTCTCCGTCCTCATGGGGGCGTCGTACGGAGCCGGGCACTACGGCATGTGCGGCCGCGCCTACGACCCGCGCTTCCTCTTCGCCTGGCCGAGCGCGAAGTCCGCCGTCATGGGCCCGCAGCAGCTCGCCGGTGTCCTCTCCATCGTGGCGCGCGCCTCCGCCGCCGCGAAGGGACAGCCGTACGACGACGAGGCCGACGCCGGGCTGCGCGCCCTGGTGGAGGCGCAGATCGAGTCCGAGTCGCTGCCGATGTTCCTCTCCGGCCGGCTCTACGACGACGGGGTCATCGACCCCCGCGACACCCGCACGGTCCTCGGACTGTGCCTCTCCGCGATCCACACGGCACCGGTCGAGGGCGCGCGCGGCGGCTTCGGCGTCTTCCGAATGTGAGGCACTGATGATGCAGACCGTACTGGTCGCGAACCGGGGCGAGATCGCCTGCCGGGTCTTCCGCACCTGCCGTGAGCTGGGCATCTCCACCGTCGCCGTGTACTCCGACGCGGACGCGGGCGCGCTGCACGTCCGGGAGGCCGACGCGGCGGTACGACTGCCGGGGGCCGCGCCCTCGGAGACGTACCTGCGCGGCGATCTGGTCGTGAAGGCGGCGCTCGCGGCGGGCGCCGACGCCGTCCACCCCGGGTACGGCTTCCTCTCCGAGAACGCCGACTTCGCGCGCGCCGTGACCGACGCCGGCCTGATCTGGATCGGCCCGCCGCCGGAGGCGATCGAGGCGATGGCGTCGAAGACCCGGGCGAAGGAACTCCTCGGGATCGAGCCGCTCACGGACATCACCGAGGCCGATCTGCCCGTCCTGGTGAAGGCGGCGGCGGGCGGCGGCGGCCGGGGCATGCGGATCGTACGGGAACTCTCTTCTCTGGAAGGTGAGTTGCGGGCGGCTTCGGCCGAGGCGGCGAGCGCGTTCGGGGACGGCGAGGTGTTCGTCGAGCCGTACGTGGAGAACGGCCGGCACGTCGAGGTGCAGCTCCTCTGCGACACCCACGGCACGGTCTGGGCGCTCGGCACCCGCGACTGCTCCCTCCAGCGCCGGCACCAGAAGGTGATCGAGGAGGCGCCCGCGCCCGGTCTGCCCGCCGCGCTCGAAGCGCAGCTCCTCGACACGGCCGTCCGGGCCGCGAAGGCCGTCGGGTACGTGGGCGCGGGCACGGTCGAGTTCCTCGTCGCGGGCGGGCGGGCGCACTTCCTGGAGATGAACACCCGCCTCCAGGTCGAGCACCCGGTGACGGAGGAGGTGTACGGGGTCGACCTGGTCGGGCTCCAGCTCGCCGTCGCCGAGGGCCACCCGCTTCCCCCCGAGCCCCCGGCCCCGCGCGGCCACGCGGTCGAGGCCCGGCTCTACGCCGAGGACCCGGCGCGGGGCTGGGCCCCGCAGACGGGCGTCCTGCACCGCTTCGAGGTCGCCGGGGGCGTGCGCGTCGACACCGGATACGCCTCGGGGGACACGATCGGCGTCCACTACGACCCGATGCTCGCGAAGGTGATCGTCCACGCCCCGACCCGGGAGGCGGCCCTCCGCAAGCTCGCCCACACCCTGGAGCGGGCGGTGGTCCACGGCCCGGTCACCAACAGGGACCTGCTGGTCGCGTCGCTCAGGCACCCGGAGTACGCGTCGCAGGGGGCTCTCGACACGGGCTTCTACGACCGGAACCTGCCCGCGCTGACGACCCCGGCGCAGGGCGGGGAGTACGCGGCGGTGGCGGCGGCCCTCGCCGAGGCGTCGTCCCGCAGGAGCCGCTTCGGCGGTGGCTGGCGCAATCTCCGCTCGCAGGACGAGACGAGGACGTACGGGGACCACGAGGTCCGCTACCGGCCGACGAGGGACGGAGGCTACGAGGTCACGTCGCCGGAGGGCGTACGCGTGGTGCAGGCCGGGCCCGGCTCCGTGAGCCTGGAAGTGGCGGGAGTCGTCCGGCACTTCGAGGTCGCCGCGTACGAGGACACCGTCCACGCGGGCGGCCACCGCCTCACCGTCCGGCCCCGCTTCACCGACCCGCGCGACCAGTCGGCACCCGGCTCCCTGCTCGCCCCGATGCCCGGCACCGTCGTCCGGGTCGCGGACGGCCTCGCCGTCGGCGACCGGGTCACCGCCGGACAGCCGCTGCTCTGGCTGGAGGCCATGAAGATGGAGCACCGGGTCGTCGCCCCCGCCTCCGGCACGCTCACCGCACTCCACGCCGTGCCCGGCCGCCAGGTCGAGGTGGGCGCCCTGCTCGCCGTCGTACAGGAAGCCGTACAGGAAGCCGTACCGGAAGCCGTGCAGCAAGCCGTACCGGAAGCCGTACAGGAACACGCCCCGTCCGAAGCACAGGAGGAAGACCCCGCATGAGCACCCTCATCGATTCCCCCGAGCACACCGCGCTGCGCGCCGCCGTCTCCGCGCTCGGCCACCGCCACGGCCCCGGCTTCGACCGGGCCGAGCTGTGGGCCGAGGCGGGCAAGCTCGGCTACCTGGGCGTGAACCTCCCCGAGGAGTACGGCGGCGGGGGCGGCGGCATGGCCGAGCTGTCGATCGTCCTGGAGGAGGCGGGCGCGGCCGGCGCGCCGCTGCTCATGATGGTCGTCTCGCCCGCGATCTGCGGCACGGTCATCGCCCGCTTCGGGACGGAGGAGCAGAAGCGGGCGTGGCTGCCGGGGCTCGCGGACGGTTCGAGGACGATGGCGTTCGGGATCACGGAGCCCGACGCGGGCTCGAACTCGCACCGCATCACGACCACGGCCACGCGCACGGAGGAGGGCTGGGTCCTGAACGGGCGGAAGGTCTTCGTCTCGGGCGTGGACATCGCGGATGCGACGCTGATCGTGGGCCGCACGTCGGACGCCCGCACGGGCAGCCTGAAGCCCTGCCTCTTCATCGTCCCGCGCGACGCCCCCGGTTTTGAGCGCCGTCACATCGAGATGGAACTGGACGCGAACGAGAAGCAGTTCGAGCTGACCCTCGACGATGTGCACCTCCCCTCCGAGGCGCTGGTCGGCGACGAGGACGCGGGGCTGCTGCAGCTCTTCGCGGGCCTGAACCCGGAGCGGATCATGACGGCGGCCTTCGCGATCGGAATGGGCCGGTACGCCCTCGCGCAGGCGGTGAAGTACGCGAAGGAGCGCCAGGTCTGGAAGGCCCCGATCGGCGCCCACCAGGCCATCGCCCACCCGCTCGCCCAGGCCCACATCGAGCTCGAACTGGCCCGCCTGATGATGGCGAAGGCGGCGCACCTCTACGACGCGGGCGACGACATGGGCGCGGGCGAGGCCGCGAACATGGCGAAGTACGCGGCGGCGGAGGCCTGCGTGAAGGCCGTGGACACCGCCGTCCACACCCTCGGCGGCAACGGCCTCACCAAGGAGTTCGGCCTGGCCCGCCTGGTCACGGCGGCCCGGGTGGCGAGGATCGCGCCCGTCAGCCGGGAGATGATCCTGAACTACGTCTCCCACCAGACGCTGGGCCTGCCCAAGTCGTACTGAGCGAGCCGGGGGTCCTCGCGCTCCTCGGGCAGGGCGGCGACCTCGTCGATCCACTGCCGGACC
This is a stretch of genomic DNA from Streptomyces sp. R44. It encodes these proteins:
- a CDS encoding acyl-CoA dehydrogenase family protein, with translation MSTLIDSPEHTALRAAVSALGHRHGPGFDRAELWAEAGKLGYLGVNLPEEYGGGGGGMAELSIVLEEAGAAGAPLLMMVVSPAICGTVIARFGTEEQKRAWLPGLADGSRTMAFGITEPDAGSNSHRITTTATRTEEGWVLNGRKVFVSGVDIADATLIVGRTSDARTGSLKPCLFIVPRDAPGFERRHIEMELDANEKQFELTLDDVHLPSEALVGDEDAGLLQLFAGLNPERIMTAAFAIGMGRYALAQAVKYAKERQVWKAPIGAHQAIAHPLAQAHIELELARLMMAKAAHLYDAGDDMGAGEAANMAKYAAAEACVKAVDTAVHTLGGNGLTKEFGLARLVTAARVARIAPVSREMILNYVSHQTLGLPKSY
- a CDS encoding biotin carboxylase N-terminal domain-containing protein; translated protein: MMQTVLVANRGEIACRVFRTCRELGISTVAVYSDADAGALHVREADAAVRLPGAAPSETYLRGDLVVKAALAAGADAVHPGYGFLSENADFARAVTDAGLIWIGPPPEAIEAMASKTRAKELLGIEPLTDITEADLPVLVKAAAGGGGRGMRIVRELSSLEGELRAASAEAASAFGDGEVFVEPYVENGRHVEVQLLCDTHGTVWALGTRDCSLQRRHQKVIEEAPAPGLPAALEAQLLDTAVRAAKAVGYVGAGTVEFLVAGGRAHFLEMNTRLQVEHPVTEEVYGVDLVGLQLAVAEGHPLPPEPPAPRGHAVEARLYAEDPARGWAPQTGVLHRFEVAGGVRVDTGYASGDTIGVHYDPMLAKVIVHAPTREAALRKLAHTLERAVVHGPVTNRDLLVASLRHPEYASQGALDTGFYDRNLPALTTPAQGGEYAAVAAALAEASSRRSRFGGGWRNLRSQDETRTYGDHEVRYRPTRDGGYEVTSPEGVRVVQAGPGSVSLEVAGVVRHFEVAAYEDTVHAGGHRLTVRPRFTDPRDQSAPGSLLAPMPGTVVRVADGLAVGDRVTAGQPLLWLEAMKMEHRVVAPASGTLTALHAVPGRQVEVGALLAVVQEAVQEAVPEAVQQAVPEAVQEHAPSEAQEEDPA
- a CDS encoding acyl-CoA carboxylase subunit beta; its protein translation is MTFITSALDTGGPDHAAHRAAMLDKLAALDAEHAKALAGGGEKYTARHRKRGKLLARERIELLVDPDSPFLELSPLAAWGSDYTVGASLVTGIGVVEGVECLITANDPTVRGGASNPWTLKKALRANEIAYANRLPVISLVESGGADLPSQKEIFIPGGALFRDLTRLSAAGIPTIAVVFGNSTAGGAYVPGMSDHAVMIRERSKVFLGGPPLVKMATGEESDDESLGGAEMHARTSGLADHYAVDEADAIRQARRIVARLNHRKHHADPGPVEPPKYDEEELLGIVPGDLKTPFDPREVIARIVDGSDFDEFKPLYGTSLTTGWARLHGYPVGILANAQGVLFSAESQKAAQFIQLANQRDIPLVFLHNTTGYMVGKEYEQGGIIKHGAMMINAVSNSRVPHLSVLMGASYGAGHYGMCGRAYDPRFLFAWPSAKSAVMGPQQLAGVLSIVARASAAAKGQPYDDEADAGLRALVEAQIESESLPMFLSGRLYDDGVIDPRDTRTVLGLCLSAIHTAPVEGARGGFGVFRM